The sequence actgggctgaagacaaagccaaccaggatatacagttcacatttccattcactttccgagagctgaatctgctgaaagggaaaaagtacagcttggtggaacttcttcatcacttctttattgagaccaaagaagcaggaatctgcaggtttgacaagttccaggttgtgttcatctttgacggtctggatgagtgtcgacttcctctagacttccagaacaacgagatcctgactgatgttacagagtcaacctcagtggacgtgctgctgacaaacctcatcaaagggaaactgcttccctccgctcgcctctggataaccacacgacctgcagcagccaatcagatccctcctgagtgtgttgacatggtgacagaggtgagaggcttcactgacccacagaaggaggagtacttcaggaagagattcagagatgaggagcaggccagcagaatcatctcccacatcaagacttcacgaagcctccacatcatgtgccacatcccagtcttctgctggatcactgctacagttctggatcATGTGTTGAGaacagatgaaagaggagacctgcccaagaccctgactgagatgtatatccacttcctggtggttcagtccaaagtGGGGAACGTgaagtatcatgggagagctgagacagatccagtctggaatacagagagcagaaagatgattctctctctgggaaaactggcttttgagcagctggagaaaggcaacctgatcttctatgaagccgacctgacagagtgtggcattgacatcagagcagcctcagtgtactcaggagtgttcacacagatctttaaagaggagcgtgggctgaaccaggacaaggtgttctgctttgtccatctgagcattcaggagtttctggctgctgtttatgtctttctgtcattcatcaACACTGGTGTCAATCTACTGTCAGAAATTCAATCAACATCCTGGTGGTCTACACTATTCAGAGACAAATCTAACATCAAACACCTCCACGagagtgctgtggacaaggccttacagagtccaaatggacacctggacttgttcctccgcttcctcctgggcctttcactgcagaccaatcagactctcctacgaggcctgctgacacagacaggaagtggctcacagaccaatcaggaaacagtcaAGTTCATCAAGGAGAAAATCAGGGAGAAtccctctccagagagaagcatcaatctgttccactgtctgaatgagctgaatgaccgttctctagtggaggagatccaacagtacctgagatcaggaagtctctccacagacagactctcccctgctcagtggtcggctctgggcttcatcttactgtcatcagaagaagagctggacgtgtttgacctgaagaaatactctgcttcagaggaggctcttctgaggctgctgccagtggtcaaagcctccaatatAGCTCTGTAGGTGCATACATAACTGGATAGATTCAATATATTAAATGCTATATTCAtacagaatgaatgaattaaaaattaaaaaatatatatatatatattttcaaagtTATTGTTTGTCCTCATCACTAATTCCtcttcaggctgagtgtgtgtaagctgtcagagagaagctgtgaagctctggcctcagttctcagctcccagtcctctagtctgagagagctggacctgagtaacaacgacctgcaggattcaggagtgaagctgctctctgctggactggagagtccacactgtagactggaaactctcaggtcagtattcctcaacctgttcaacagacGACCATTTAAATTCTGCTTTACATACAAGTTACTATCAGCACTCTGAACTCTGTAtgataaaatgtattgtgttgtattcctcttcttttctactCTGTTCCTTTAATTGTTTTAAAGGGCTGGACAGGGTTAGAGCATCACATGTTTGATCTCTGAAACACCAAATGTTTTCTGTCCAAGTGTActtgagtaagacactgaaccccttcctgctcactgACAGTGACTCTGgaaaactaatgaaaaaaaaaaaaaaatgtctatctaTTTTCTCAGGTTGAATCAAAACAAGCTCACAGAGAAATGCTGTAAGAAGTTGtcatcagttctcagctcccagtcctctagtctgagagagctggacctgagtaacaacgacctgcaggattcaggagtgaagctgctctctgctggactggagagtccacactgtagactggaaactctcaggtcagtattcctgaACATGTAAAGGGTGATGCTGCAAGTTTAACACTGGGATTCAAGAGCCATTTTACTGTAGtaatgttcaatttatttggaAAAGAAatcttgaaaatgtttaatatcaGTATTCTCATCCAGCTTTTCATACATAGCCATAATAGCAGTGTCTAAAAAACACATATATCAATCATATTAATAAGAgagtaacattttcatatctgtacatctccattgaggctgagtgtgtgtcagctgtcagagagaagctgtggagctctggcctcagttctcagctcccagtcctctagtctgagagagctggacctgagtaacaacgacctgcaggattcaggagtgaagctgctctctgctggactggagagtccacactgtagactggaaactctcaggtaagaACAAGTTGTGGTGCTTTTGTGTAACAATAGGTTGTAACTATAATATTGTATGCTgttttttgatgtgtttataatttttctgcatttgtcaGACAAATCTTTTTGTTTGGCATAAACTCTGcatgataaaaatgtattgtattgtattcttaATTTCTACGTTTCTTTAATTATATTAAAGGGCTGGGCAGAGTTAGAGCATTGTATGTTTGACCTCTGAAACATCCAGTGTTCTCTGCCCAAGTGTACTTGAATAAGAGACAgaaccccttcctgctcactgTCAGTGAGTCACTCTGGAAAGCTAATAATTAAGCAgtatcacacgagagggagtgctgttgtactgcgGCCTCGTGcctacgaccgaatcacagctgtgctgatatacagtacaacagcacgacctcgagtgtgatattgctttcatacaacagttgtataaacaaagctattcatcaagtaatggtaatttgagaaaacagatgatttttgtctgttatttgtctccgccaacaaaaacagttccctcaggattccactaccaagtgttgccaagcaacaggtaaactgtttcccgactgtagctagctagctactttgaggttagcacagacgatttcagtttactttcttcccaatcttcCGCCTCGGCCGACCGTTCGTAATTAATCTCACATGTATCCATATTTGCGTTGTCGCTACTAGGTGCGAATcaagttagagttttgtgtggacgtgtactgggaatatctggtaagcatttgtttgttgcacaacactgtattgtctgctagaagtgctaaccaacTGGTTAGCTAGTCAGCTACTCGGCTAACGTCTGATGACGTTGTCATGATCTGCTTTTTATTTATGctcacaagaagctccaggcagagctttctccacacagaaaacgctatgtgtgaacgcagcctaatcaaAGTTACAatagaacacctgtgaagcggagtgatacatacagtacagcgtcccagtgctgttatactgaatatcagcactcatggaatgcctcttgtccaatcaaattgctcgaccggaactaactgttgtataatgcTTAaatataaaggaaaaaatatctATTTTGTCAGGCTGAATCAAAACAAGCTCACAGAGAAATGCTGTAAGAAGTTGtcatcagttctcagctcccagtcctctagtctgagagagctggacctgagtaacaacgacctgcaggattcaggagtgaagctgctctctgctggactggagagtccacactgtagactggaaactctcaggtaagatcagGTTATGATGCTTTTGTCTAACAATAGGTTGTAACTATAATATTGCATGCTACTTTTTGATggatttgtattttcttttttttttgtggtcattttttttgcatttgtcaaACAGAATCATTTTGTATGGTATAAACTTTGTAtgataaaaatgttgttgtattcctcttctcctttaaTTCTATTTTCACGAGGCAGGACAACACTCAAATGAGTGACAGGACAACAGAGCAGAGTAGCAGGGATTTTAATGGAAGTTTTGAAAAGGGGAGGAGTTGGGTGAGGAGGGTCGGAAGACTCTGGATATTTGGCTCGGAGTCTGACGAGGACACAGGGAGATTTACAACCATCCTGAGAATAGAGATAGAAGAGGtcgggaggggaggaggaggaggaggaggggtgcaAAGCAATTGCTGTCGAACAAGGCATGTTGGTTAGGAGAGCTTTTACACTGTGGGTAGATGATCAAGGTAATTGAGAACAGGTGAgctggcgagagagagagagagagagagagaaaaatgtttctctctctctatgaaaCTTTCCCTTAATTTATGTCTTTAATCGTTTTTCCCTTCGCCAGTAATATTGATCATAGTTTCTGACacagaatcagagagagagaatattagCAGCCTGTTCCAAATCAATAAGTAGTAGATGTTCTCTCTAGTAGAATAATCAAAGCAAATATCACTAAATTCTGCTTTCACTGACTTTTATCAGCTTAAATGACAGGCAGTGTGTCATGTTGTACACGCCTGAACTTCAGCTAATGAACTAGCTCCATAAAGGGCTGGACAGGGTTAGAGCATCACATGTTTGATCTCTGAAACACCAAATGTTCCCTGCACAAGTGTACTTGaataagacactgaaccccttcctgctcactgTCAGTGAGTCCCTCTGGAAAGCTAATCATCTATAATATATCTAAAAAATGTCTATCTATTTTGTCAGGTTGAATCAAAACAAGCTCACAGAGAAATGCTGTAAGAAGTTGtcatcagttctcagctcccagtcctctagtctgagagagctggacctgagtaacaacgacctgcaggattcaggagtgaagctgctctctgctggactggagagtccacactgtagactggaaactctcaggtcagtattcctcaacctgttcaacagacGACCATTTAAATCCTGCTTTACATACATGCGAATAAACTCCTAACCTGTAGAGGATTTTCTGTTTATGCAATTTTAAAACCATTTGTAATACCAACATTTAGCACTTCCTAGCCTCTATGAATTATTTTCCATGAGGACATttcattctttcctctccttgctGCCTCAGTTGTTGAAACCAAAAATACCAGAAAGGACTTCTGATATTCTGTCACAAAGTGAGTGGAGAACTCTCAAACTGGAGCAAATGAAACCACAAAGCTGATCATCTAGTCAACTGTTTGTATTTGAGGCAGTTACAGTTTTGCTAGCATTTGACTTAATTATCACAACTAATTTCACAATAGTATACTAATAAAATCTAACATGTTGcttcttttctgtgtgtgtgtgtgtgtgtgtgtgtgtgtgtgtgtgcaggctggcaggctgtctgctcacagaggaaggctgtgcttctctggcctcagttctgagctccaacccctcccatctgagagagctggacctgagctacaatcatccaggagactcaggagtgaagctgctctctgctggactggaggatccacactggagactggactctctcaggtctggagaggcaacgtctgctagaaggctgagagctggcacacattttctctgtcatgctgagaagctgaggaatattgtttaatgtttaatgatgGATATGAGTGATGCTGTATGGAAAATTATTCATCAGAAAGGTTATTTAATGCCCATGTTTCCATTATCAAAGAGAATATgctggtctgactttgtttcccccacagtgtggaccatggtggagtccagaggttgaaaccaggtgtgaggaagtgtaagtgtgtatttagtttgattcatgaaaacaaagcagcaaacattCAACTACTTACATGGAAAGTCCCTCTACACAGCAGCATGTGACATCTATTCATTCAAGTCCTACTGAGAATGAAGATGATGGCTGATATaatgtgtcatcatgaaactgttaagaaattaaaggtcaaactattaataaatcaacaaataataaacagatCAAAATAGTTTCtgtattgtgtcttgttctctccatcagatgcctgtgaactcactctggacccaaacacagcacacagaaacctcttcctgtctgaagacaacagaaaggtgacagaggtgagagagaagcagccatatcctgatcacccagagagattttaCTACTGgtctcagctgctgtgtagaaatggtctgactggtcgctgttactgggaggtcgagtgGGAAGGATTGGTTtctataggagtgacttacagaggaatcagtaggagaggaggaggtgctgactgcaggcttggagagaatgaaaagtcctggagtctgttctgctctgatgATCGTTACTTTGCCTGTCACAATAACACAGTAGTATACACAggaatctcctcctcctcctctaacagagtagcagtgtatctggactggtctgctggctctctgtccttctacagagtttcctctgactcactgatccacatccacactttccactccacattcactgaaccactctacccTGTGTTTGGGTTTAGGTTTGGGTCGactggttcctcagtgtctcttgtcagatagaggagggagagagaaacactcacactgctgaccaaacacagctgctgacatgatagttcactctgtacaggaacacacacacacacacacacacacagctatgccTTAAAAATGAGAATATTAATGTTTGCATTCATATCACACATGTACAAGAAAACAGATATTCCAaattttatttggaaaatgaaatgaatgagatatttaaccagacagaatcaagttattgttgttcacctgagagtctgttgttgatgattgacaggttaaaatatctttcctatgaacctttgttttatttggtattttattaatGTCACACCAAGCTAAACATCTATCATGTTTCCAacaatttaagttaaaattaGCATTGATTGTATAAACAAGCACAgtttcaaacattttattttatactttttattgtcaacattttttttacttaatatGTGAGTATAATTTTGCTAAAATCAACCAATATCTTTTTCCATAGTTGTATAAATGAggagatgagtgtgtgcataaAAGTAGCGACAGTTGACATTAAACAAATCTTATCCATACGggttatttcactattatttaataCTAATaactgtatataataataacgGTATATGAGGAAATGTGAGATGAGTGTGTGCGTAAAAGCACGATGATTGaaatctgtcatgttttaaatatcttagactttgttgctgttttgtgcttttggtgaagtgtgtgtccatgttatATCATCAAGTGCGTCTCCATTTTCTCCCTGAATATATTGTCATATTTCATGAATAAATACAGACACTGATTTGGTTGTTGTTTCTACTCCAAACACACAGTTTTGCAGCATGATGTATTTCCTTTGTACATCAGGTTGTTAGATTGCTGTGGATGCAGATCAGCTGTCAGGCTGCGGTCTGTTGGCTGAAGGCTTCAGAAGTCCAGATCTGAAACTGAGCTGACAGCAGCTGAGAATGATCCGACCTCTGCATGGTCACCTTctgaaaaatgattttatatATATTCCTTTAGGTTTCAATTAGACATAATCATGATGGACTAACTTTTAATTACATTCCTTCAGTAGCTTTTGgagtatgaaaaaaaatcactgaaatagTGATACTAGTCTTTTTATACTGAGCGGACCTGGCATACAAGCATTTCATAGCTCTGTTTCCCTGTGTATGCTGTGTATAAGACAAATAATCAGACTTGAACcctaagtaaaataaataatgacttTTATGAATGGCAGGTCATGCAGCTCTATGTGAGAGCGCTGTTGATTTTGTTGCTGGAATAAGTTTTTGTTCCATGGTTCCAAACTTTACCTTCAAGTTTAATGAAGTATTCAATGACTTCAGTGTTAATAATATACATGTAGCACTTGCAATACAATGGAAAATGTGACAAACACTTGCAGTGTGCCGAGCTTTCCGCAGCACTGATTGAACCTTGATGCACCGAGCGTTACCTTCATTTCATCCACAAAATGCTTTCCACGTGTTTCACTAAATAGATTTCATGCCACGAAATAAACTTTGATAATGTTAATACAGTTGCATAAATCTACACAATTTAATATGACATCATTTTGTatattaaatgaaaataatgtctTCATTTTTATCCAGGAaatcaaaagacaaaaaattcAATTTTGTGCATGAAATGAAGCGTGTTTTTGGATTTTGTGGACGAATTAAAGTATGATAAAAGtctggattacagcattaagagatttaaaatagcagcagtagatCTTAGTGAGGCATgaggaataaaaataatgaaaagtaTCAGGACTTTATGAGAATATATaccaaaaagtttgagaaagtgtgcagtatgaaaaaggtgaaaaatgataaaactgGTTAACATGACTTGACTGCAGCATCAGAGAAAAGTCCTAAATCTCTCAGccagctctgattggtcgatcatGTGTCGCTCATCCTGGAAGTAAGATTTTCTGGTTTGATTCTGTACATGTTATATAAATCTgtaatttgaatatatttattaagGACAATAGACAGCTGTTTATGTTTAAtgccccatttgctctattcttatttatattctatttttcttgctgtatcctgttaccaTCTGCTGCTTCAAAGACCCACAaggagtaaaagtaaaagttcatttttaatatatttttatgcCACAagtatattaaaaaatattttcctaGATTTGTTGAAGAATGTGTAACAAGATATATTAGATTTAACtagatttgtctgtgtgtttatcaaCCACTGTGCAGTTATCAGCAgtaacaaacacaccaacaccatgtgataaacattttatttttaaaaaagaacaacaactaGTCGGTTATCTAAAATGAAAGCAGCAGTTTGTGTACAGAGTGTTTTCACGCTGGTCGTCCTCACAGAGGACCCAGAACCTCCTGTTTCACCACAGCTGCTTCGATCGCACGCTCTTCAGCCTGGAAGGAaaggacagacagtgagacacgATGCAGCAGACCTGACAAGTCTCTTCTGCCCGGCTTCATGTCTTTCCTCCGCACTTCTCTACCATCCATGGTCATTctggggtcacaggaatatttcactgttgtcatgtggaaAGCTCGCAACTCCAATTTctgtaattttcatgttttatcttcagctgaaggattacatgttcctctaAAATCCTGCGAGCCTTGGGTttctgaaaccttttcaaaacaaactggACAGACTCAGAATTGCACGTTCATCTGCTAAAGACAAAGCTGCTTCTTAGTtcatgaaaagttgacattttggacattttttcacccgacagaaaagatttgttccatctattgtcaggatgctgtgacctctgacccttgacctctttactgttggttgcttgtaaagtTGGTGATCCAGAAattgaagctgattctactATTGACCTTTTGAATTCACTCAGATAATGTATGCTGAATGTATTCCTCCATATTGAACTGTGATGCTCTTTAACAGCTGACACTACATTATTTCTCAGTGATttccatgctgttgctctgtgtgttcTGACTGCTGGACGGTTATAATAACCCAGGACCTCCGTGACCTCTGAACttttcagcagctcctctgtcGACGCCTGTCCGGCCTCGCCGTCTTCGTCTCCCTCGCCGTCCTCCGAGCTGCTGTCCGACGCCTCCTTcttactcttcttctgctgcttccctttgtgtttgtgcttcttgtgcttcttcttctggggAGAAATAACAGGAAGTCAGAGGGGAGGAAGCAGACCGGAGGTTTTATTTGACACAGAACTTCTTCGTCTTTTCTCCTCtacctttttctccttcttgtgtttgtgctgcttCTTGGCCTTGTGCTTCTCCTTGCTCCTCCTGCTGGGTTTCTCCTCCTTGGCgggggagcagagggaggaggcgccTCCTGTGGCTGAACGGAGGAACAACACACAGTTTGGTCAAGTGCAACTTCTACCAGGTTTCATATGCAGAGAGGAACCTGTTAAATATCCTGACCTGTTTCACACAAAAGCAAAAGGAAACGGatgaccaatcagaatcgagcaAAGAAGGTTTTCCTGCAGCCTGTTAGCAACATGCTAACACATCTAACTGCTGtaaacagcttctgtaaagcttCATCTCTGTAACATGATGTTAGCACAAGCTGAGGCAGAGTCTGAAACTGACAAACTCAGCTGACTGTTCTTCTCCTGACAGGAAGTTTAATTCAGcggcacaaaacaaaaacagcgcTAGCGGTGACGTCGTCTCCCTCTGACTGATGTCACTGATTGACATTCTgtgtagccaatgaaaataTGAGCACAGGAGCCTCACGGTCAACCAGGAagcactgacagagagaaaaaggggaaggTGATCCTCAGACCTCAAACATGATTTGGGTAAAATGGTGGATTTGGGTCTGGCCTTGCAAGACTAGACTCTGTATTTCTGGAAATAATCTctagagcgccacctacaggagTGAAGGTCAGaacctgctgctctgtagctctGTTAAACTGATTTCAGGATTTGCAGAATCAATTCTgaattagagctgaacaattaatcagaaaaaaaaaaaattgaaatcgcaatatgaacctctgcaatttccaaatcacagaggctgaaattaattgcttaagagagagtttggtccaggATGGATTTGTGAAcagtgttttagagctgcaggtaatctttggttcATGAATCAAGttcaatattggtgaaaacctttcatcagaccaCACTCAGTAAATCCTGTACACTGACATCTatctttttttaacaaaatcacttttaaacAATTTTGAAGTTTTAACAAATTTATATTGacaaaaacttgtgatgatatgaatcacagtttaaatctcaattgcaatattctgtcaaataatcgcaattagatttatTGTCAATATAATTCAGCCCTaatttgaatgtgaaaaaatcAAACTGCATTGTATCGGtgtatcatgtttttttcagccAGCCCAAtttccattccaaccaaacagaacagattcctgctctctggttgaaggagtgataatcagctgctgtagagtTTGGTTGGagtaaaacctgcagactctcagcctcCATGGAGCAGGACGGTTTATACTGAGACTTCTGTCTGACTCACTGAGGGCAGATGAAGGAGGCGGGAGCTTTGGACCaaactcctcctcttcctgtgtggCGTTCTGACAGGAGGGAGCTGGTCCAGGATCAGCCTGCTCTGTAGACGACACCGCCGCTTTAAAaggaacagagagggaaaatatAATGATACGAATAAGAATAAtactctccttctcctctttctagAATAACAATACACTTTATTAATATGTCACTTTTCAACtcagtgttacaaagtgctttaaaccTGAattaagcgatatcagaccttctaaccaatcctgaacctAATGTgagctatgtggagatttcattgagacattttgatataaaccaatatccacacagcagcagctgtgttgctgttttctcctcttttctaaagcttgttgtcaaagtccgCTCCTGAACGAAATTCCTCCCACTCCATTCGGTTgcttgtaataaaaaaaaaatatagcttGTCTCCTTCCTCGCTGTGTAAAAACACTGTGCATAAATGTTAGCATTtgtgcacggtgctttgcaatgtttgtccttagtaggcctctGTAGTActgtggctttgctgtgtgttatttacaaatgtgttgccatttctgtctccctctagtggtcagaaaccTTTGGGCACCTGCCCCTTTTCCCTTTATTGAACAAAATGCCCCTTCCGATctaaatttattattttattttaggcattttccgAATAGTTAATAAATTGTAGCGATACGAGCAAAGGTATTTTAgcaactgcaaaacacaaatgaattgtTTGCACAGTGCACAGTGCATtgcccctttctctgtccttctcacatGTGGACGTCAGATTCTCTCGTTtgcaaacattattttttcattttacatattatataGTGAGTGGCTGCAAGACGCCCTCGAAAGCAAGAAGGGCGAAAGTAAAAGAGAAGGTAAAGCAGAAGGCAGCTGGAGGGACTCAAGACAACAGATGAGAGGCAGGAAAAATGCAAGGAAAAATATTGATTTAGTGACTTTATCTTAAAATTTATCCAATAaagattgttacattttgtttagagTCTTCAGCTTGTACTATTATGATAGAAATATAATAAGATAATTGAGTATTCATTactaagatatatatatattattgtatttaatatttagcacaggcagacagaaatgcagagagatgagggggagaaagaagaggacagtgagacagaaagacaagagatggaagcaaatataacagatgagtaaagtAAAGGGATATAACAACACCGCACTGCTGCACTCCTAAAACACAGAGATTCttccacagactgtttgacactgtagatgccccttttttcatttgagcccCTGAAGAACTCTCTGCACGTCCCTGATCAAGACAAACAGCATGTGACACGGACATGAGCAAATATACAATCAAATCACATTAAAAGGTAAGAAAAGTCAGACTTCACTATATGAGCGTTCAGAGGCAGTAACATACAAATACAATCACACTTATCAAACCCAAACTAatggctatttatttatttatttatggtttatttgatagggacagaTACAATATACATAGACAAACTGAGAACAGCTATCCGATGC is a genomic window of Centroberyx gerrardi isolate f3 chromosome 1, fCenGer3.hap1.cur.20231027, whole genome shotgun sequence containing:
- the LOC139919992 gene encoding uncharacterized protein LOC139919992, yielding MSLSEEREEGLPPSKTTLSGEHDSQTKAKSPVQQERPDSPVPSCVSMKSDRSKGFDINFKEQHLSHEKVHQERSEVPSGQSVQEHQTDLNSIFMLLEEKIVTFVKNELKRFQRVLSPDYPECLERQREDEEDVDGEDEEQRRSSREAFLQITLHFLRRMKQEELADSLQSRTLAALCQREFKSNLKEKFQCLFEGIAKAGNPTLLNQIYTEIYITEGGSGEVNDEHEVRQIETASRKPARPETPIKCEDIFKPLPGRDKPTRTLMTKGVAGIGKTVLTQKFTLDWAEDKANQDIQFTFPFTFRELNLLKGKKYSLVELLHHFFIETKEAGICRFDKFQVVFIFDGLDECRLPLDFQNNEILTDVTESTSVDVLLTNLIKGKLLPSARLWITTRPAAANQIPPECVDMVTEVRGFTDPQKEEYFRKRFRDEEQASRIISHIKTSRSLHIMCHIPVFCWITATVLDHVLRTDERGDLPKTLTEMYIHFLVVQSKVGNVKYHGRAETDPLEKGNLIFYEADLTECGIDIRAASVYSGVFTQIFKEERGLNQDKVFCFVHLSIQEFLAAVYVFLSFINTGVNLLSEIQSTSWWSTLFRDKSNIKHLHESAVDKALQSPNGHLDLFLRFLLGLSLQTNQTLLRGLLTQTGSGSQTNQETVKFIKEKIRENPSPERSINLFHCLNELNDRSLVEEIQQYLRSGSLSTDRLSPAQWSALGFILLSSEEELDVFDLKKYSASEEALLRLLPVVKASNIALLSVCKLSERSCEALASVLSSQSSSLRELDLSNNDLQDSGVKLLSAGLESPHCRLETLRLNQNKLTEKCCKKLSSVLSSQSSSLRELDLSNNDLQDSGVKLLSAGLESPHCRLETLRLSVCQLSERSCGALASVLSSQSSSLRELDLSNNDLQDSGVKLLSAGLESPHCRLETLRLNQNKLTEKCCKKLSSVLSSQSSSLRELDLSNNDLQDSGVKLLSAGLESPHCRLETLRLNQNKLTEKCCKKLSSVLSSQSSSLRELDLSNNDLQDSGVKLLSAGLESPHCRLETLRLAGCLLTEEGCASLASVLSSNPSHLRELDLSYNHPGDSGVKLLSAGLEDPHWRLDSLSVDHGGVQRLKPGVRKYACELTLDPNTAHRNLFLSEDNRKVTEVREKQPYPDHPERFYYWSQLLCRNGLTGRCYWEVEWEGLVSIGVTYRGISRRGGGADCRLGENEKSWSLFCSDDRYFACHNNTVVYTGISSSSSNRVAVYLDWSAGSLSFYRVSSDSLIHIHTFHSTFTEPLYPVFGFRFGSTGSSVSLVR